The Gambusia affinis linkage group LG11, SWU_Gaff_1.0, whole genome shotgun sequence genome contains a region encoding:
- the dbi gene encoding acyl-CoA-binding protein, whose amino-acid sequence MTDLQANFDVAAAEVKQLKAKPSDDEMLLLYSLFKQATVGDVNTARPGMLDFTGKAKWDAWEKQKGKSKEDSMTEYIKLVEELKQKHGI is encoded by the exons ATGACAGACCTACAA GCTAACTTTGATGTGGCTGCAGCTGAAGTAAAGCAGCTAAAGGCGAAACCATCTGATGATGAGATGTTGCTGCTCTATTCCTTGTTCAAGCAAGCCACCGTGGGAGATGTTAACACAG CTCGTCCTGGAATGCTTGATTTTACTGGAAAAGCCAAGTGGGATGCCTGGGAGAAGCAGAAAG gcaaaagcaAAGAGGATTCCATGACTGAGTACATCAAGCTGGTAGAAGAGCTAAAGCAGAAGCATGGAATCTAA